From the genome of Desulfatibacillum aliphaticivorans DSM 15576:
ACTCCGCCCGATCCCTTCAGCCAGTTGATGATGGCCGCGCCCTTAGTCATTCTATATGAAATAAGCATAATCGGCGCGGTCATTTTCGGAAAAAAACCCGAACCTGAAACGGATGTTGATGATATTGATGATATTGATTGACACCTTTCAGGCTGTTTGTTAATTTGATTTTTATCAAAGCAAGGCCCTGGCGGCGTTACGCCATCCGGGCTGGTAAAGTTCAAGGCTCTTACAACCGTACCGGAACGGAAAGGGGGTTTAACGACCAATGAAGACTGGAAAACTCTTTAAAATTTTGATGCTGGCCTCTGTCGCCACGCTGTTTCTGGCTGCAGGACTCATTGCAAGCACGTGCCCTGATATCATTCCCATGGAAAACGCTGCTTACGACAGCCACAAAAAGGGCATCGTGCAGTTTACCCATGGCAAGCATTACAAAGATCACGCTATTGCATGCGGTGAATGCCATCATGACGCCCAGGGCAAGCCTCTGGCGGACCTGAAGGAAGGCGACGCTGTTCAGGGCTGCATTGAGTGCCACAAGATCGCCGGCGAAATGCCCAGGGAAGTGAAGCAGGAAATCAAAGGCCTGTCCAGGGAAGAAAAGCAGAAAAAAGA
Proteins encoded in this window:
- a CDS encoding cytochrome c3 family protein — protein: MKTGKLFKILMLASVATLFLAAGLIASTCPDIIPMENAAYDSHKKGIVQFTHGKHYKDHAIACGECHHDAQGKPLADLKEGDAVQGCIECHKIAGEMPREVKQEIKGLSREEKQKKELEYHAEALHMNCRDCHKAYNKEKGFRGKDGAPTSCTACHPK